Proteins encoded within one genomic window of Brachybacterium sp. P6-10-X1:
- a CDS encoding DUF6049 family protein, whose amino-acid sequence MPSSPLPVRPVLAALLTALLMASSVLVGASATLTPSAAATDTPGMESPAAPPETGSDAPVSMDLVSLTPTSLAPGGTLTAEVEVTNTSSEPLPAVDLQLRTRTSRVTDREQLESWQEDTSPDTSGAALAASDEVDELAPGESATFTIAVEAEELGYSEAPYFWGTRRISLTVVSGEDPLSSLRSFVVWRPEDATASITQSVLLPVAAPEPAAAVTDPQALQESLASGRLADQQQLALRDDVDWWLDPSLLDPPLLPVDTDEGSGEDAQDEESAQVPREYAPDPQSEELATALAEGVGDRTVLAMPYGRADMVSLQEGGAETIAAVAAEKGTATFEESGIAPQATALDVEGPTASGDTLDGLIDAGAAAAILPSAAVRPDLRASVTPSSVGTYESSDGSGEELPLLTPDPVLSDEFSHLTADSDTEQTRQRLLAETATIASEYATAPRHLLISPDPDAALDPAAAGATLDALGEAPWISRGRTGDLLDAAAGQETTTDPRAEGDELFTLGRLGSRDVMPAARTEDGDWEHLESAADPELLDPEVLASLEDSWGRLGTLATVMEDDSSLEPARREMLGAVSIRWRGHPEIPAQRAEAAAARAEDLEGRIEVVPASGYNLISDSVGVPITISNGLDTPITVHTEVTSDRPLVQIGEHGAVEVPARGQVDATVPVDAVANGTVTLTTVLTTEDGTELTEPVQVPLTVNPAWENWTTLVLVIGMGVLVVVGVARARRTGSSTRAPAVHGPEDPEELARTGRSTPAPEATGDTDDAVGEEEQRIPPADADPSSTDDPDPESPHADTTADRPEEDRP is encoded by the coding sequence ATGCCGTCGTCCCCGCTACCCGTGCGCCCGGTGCTCGCGGCACTGCTGACGGCACTGCTCATGGCCTCATCGGTGCTGGTGGGCGCCTCGGCGACCCTGACCCCGAGCGCTGCGGCCACCGATACCCCCGGTATGGAATCCCCCGCCGCCCCGCCGGAGACGGGCTCCGACGCGCCGGTGAGTATGGATCTGGTCTCCCTCACCCCCACCTCGCTGGCTCCGGGCGGCACCCTGACGGCCGAGGTCGAGGTGACGAACACCTCCTCGGAGCCGCTGCCGGCGGTGGACCTCCAGCTGCGCACCCGCACCTCTCGCGTCACCGACCGCGAGCAGCTCGAGAGCTGGCAGGAGGACACCTCCCCGGACACCTCCGGGGCGGCGCTCGCCGCGTCCGACGAGGTCGACGAGCTCGCTCCCGGGGAGTCCGCGACCTTCACCATCGCGGTGGAGGCCGAGGAGCTCGGCTACTCCGAGGCTCCCTACTTCTGGGGGACCCGTCGCATCTCCCTGACCGTCGTCTCGGGCGAGGATCCGCTGTCGTCCCTGCGCTCCTTCGTGGTGTGGCGCCCGGAGGACGCGACCGCGAGCATCACCCAGTCCGTGCTGCTGCCCGTGGCGGCCCCGGAGCCTGCCGCCGCGGTCACCGATCCCCAGGCGCTCCAGGAGTCCCTCGCCTCCGGACGGCTCGCCGATCAGCAGCAGCTCGCTCTGCGCGACGACGTGGACTGGTGGCTGGACCCGTCCCTGCTGGATCCGCCGCTGCTGCCGGTCGACACCGACGAGGGCAGCGGTGAGGACGCTCAGGACGAGGAGTCCGCGCAGGTGCCGCGCGAGTACGCGCCCGATCCGCAGTCCGAGGAGCTCGCGACCGCGCTCGCGGAGGGGGTCGGGGACCGCACCGTGCTGGCCATGCCCTACGGCCGGGCCGACATGGTCAGCCTGCAGGAGGGGGGCGCCGAGACGATCGCCGCCGTGGCGGCCGAGAAGGGGACGGCGACCTTTGAGGAATCGGGTATCGCCCCGCAGGCCACGGCGCTGGACGTGGAGGGGCCGACGGCCTCCGGCGACACCCTGGACGGGCTGATCGATGCCGGGGCGGCCGCCGCGATCCTGCCGTCGGCCGCCGTGCGGCCGGACCTGCGCGCGAGCGTCACCCCGAGTTCGGTGGGCACGTACGAATCCTCCGACGGCTCCGGGGAGGAGCTGCCGCTGCTGACGCCGGACCCCGTGCTCTCGGACGAGTTCTCCCACCTCACCGCGGACTCCGACACCGAGCAGACCCGTCAGCGCCTGCTCGCCGAGACCGCGACCATCGCCTCCGAGTACGCCACCGCCCCGCGCCATCTGCTGATCTCCCCGGATCCCGACGCCGCGCTGGATCCCGCCGCGGCCGGCGCCACCCTCGACGCCCTCGGGGAGGCCCCGTGGATCTCCCGCGGCCGCACGGGCGACCTGCTGGACGCCGCGGCCGGGCAGGAGACGACCACGGACCCCCGGGCCGAGGGCGACGAGCTCTTCACCCTGGGACGGCTCGGCAGCCGGGACGTGATGCCTGCGGCCCGCACGGAGGACGGCGACTGGGAGCACCTCGAGTCCGCCGCGGACCCCGAGCTGCTCGACCCCGAGGTGCTCGCCTCGCTCGAGGACAGCTGGGGACGACTCGGCACTCTCGCCACGGTGATGGAGGACGACTCCTCCCTGGAGCCGGCGCGGCGGGAGATGCTCGGGGCCGTCTCCATCCGGTGGCGCGGCCATCCCGAGATCCCGGCCCAGCGCGCCGAGGCGGCCGCCGCCCGGGCCGAGGACCTCGAGGGCAGGATCGAAGTGGTCCCCGCCTCCGGGTACAACCTGATTTCCGACTCCGTGGGCGTGCCGATCACCATCTCCAACGGATTGGACACGCCGATCACGGTGCACACGGAGGTCACCTCGGACCGCCCCCTGGTCCAGATCGGCGAGCACGGGGCCGTGGAGGTCCCGGCCCGGGGCCAGGTCGATGCGACCGTCCCGGTCGACGCGGTCGCCAACGGCACCGTCACCCTGACCACGGTGCTGACCACCGAGGACGGCACGGAGCTGACCGAACCGGTCCAGGTGCCGCTGACGGTGAACCCGGCCTGGGAGAACTGGACCACGCTGGTGCTGGTCATCGGCATGGGCGTGCTCGTGGTCGTGGGCGTGGCCCGCGCCCGTCGCACCGGATCCTCCACCCGCGCCCCGGCGGTCCACGGACCCGAGGACCCCGAGGAGCTGGCCCGTACCGGACGCTCGACGCCCGCACCGGAGGCCACCGGCGACACGGACGACGCGGTCGGCGAGGAGGAGCAGCGGATACCGCCCGCTGACGCCGACCCGTCGTCCACCGACGATCCGGACCCCGAGAGCCCGCACGCCGACACCACCGCCGACCGCCCCGAGGAGGACCGCCCGTGA
- the trxB gene encoding thioredoxin-disulfide reductase: MSQPIQALNILGAPSTPSAATAPAAATPADDTVHEVVIVGSGPAGYTAAIYTARAEMKPIVLAGALDAGGALMTTTDVENFPGFPEGIQGPELMTQMQEQAERFGAEVIFEDAVDLQLEGDIKTATLDDGTVYRAKTLILSTGSAYRELGIDGERQLSGKGVSWCATCDGFFFKDQDIIVVGGGDSAVEEATFLTRFGKSVTLVHRRDELRASKIMARRAEADPKLQFSWNSEIVSINGEEKVESVTLRDTVTGEERVMPTTAVFEAIGHLPRTDLLRGKLELDEQGYIVVEGRSTHTSVPGVFAAGDVVDHTYRQAVTAAGTGCQAALDAERWLTDQAALADEQAKAAAVAAAPAGR; encoded by the coding sequence ATGTCACAGCCCATCCAGGCCCTGAACATCCTCGGCGCCCCCTCGACCCCGTCGGCGGCAACCGCACCGGCGGCCGCGACCCCGGCCGACGACACCGTCCACGAGGTCGTCATCGTCGGCTCCGGTCCGGCCGGGTACACCGCGGCGATCTACACCGCGCGCGCCGAGATGAAGCCGATCGTCCTCGCCGGGGCCCTGGACGCCGGCGGAGCGCTGATGACCACGACCGACGTCGAGAACTTCCCGGGCTTCCCCGAGGGCATCCAGGGCCCTGAACTGATGACGCAGATGCAGGAGCAGGCCGAGCGCTTCGGCGCCGAGGTCATCTTCGAGGACGCCGTCGACCTCCAGCTCGAGGGGGACATCAAGACCGCCACCCTCGACGACGGCACCGTGTACCGCGCGAAGACGCTGATCCTCTCGACCGGCTCGGCGTACCGAGAGCTGGGGATCGATGGGGAGAGGCAGCTCTCCGGCAAGGGCGTCAGCTGGTGCGCGACCTGCGACGGCTTCTTCTTCAAGGACCAGGACATCATCGTCGTCGGTGGTGGCGACAGCGCCGTCGAGGAGGCGACCTTCCTGACCCGTTTCGGCAAGTCCGTGACCCTGGTGCATCGTCGCGACGAGCTTCGGGCCTCGAAGATCATGGCCCGTCGTGCCGAGGCCGACCCGAAGCTGCAGTTCTCGTGGAACAGCGAGATCGTGAGCATCAACGGTGAGGAGAAGGTCGAATCGGTGACCCTGCGCGACACCGTCACCGGCGAGGAGCGCGTCATGCCGACGACCGCGGTGTTCGAGGCGATCGGCCACCTGCCGCGCACCGATCTGCTGCGGGGCAAGCTCGAGCTCGATGAGCAGGGATACATCGTCGTGGAGGGCCGCTCCACCCACACGTCCGTGCCCGGCGTGTTCGCCGCCGGTGACGTCGTGGACCACACGTACCGTCAGGCCGTCACCGCCGCAGGCACAGGCTGCCAGGCCGCGCTGGACGCCGAGCGGTGGCTGACCGACCAGGCCGCCCTGGCCGACGAGCAGGCGAAGGCCGCAGCCGTCGCCGCTGCGCCCGCGGGCCGCTGA
- the murJ gene encoding murein biosynthesis integral membrane protein MurJ — MSTAGRVQHVPRHRRHGVPASRSKLMQASVVMAAGSMVSRLLGFVRNFMFGVILAGSTSSAASAFSAANTLPNTIWLLVGGGTLNAILVPAIVRAVKRPDRGSDYISRLMTLVAVVSLGITLVCMIAVPLLLTVTSGVLPPETYGLAVQLGYWMMPQVFFSALYVMCGQLLNAHDSFGPYQWAPVLNNLVGILGAGMFVAAWGKVGSPADWTLPMIVAMAAMNVGGSAAQVVFLSWYVKKLDLRLRPRWGFRGLGLGKLSRIGLWTLGMLGLGQLGIWASRWATGGAVRMTQQLSDQPEQAARYPALLTMDWAYMAFMIPQGVIGVAVVTAVFPAISRRAVDGDHAGALARYAETNRMLAVPMMLSTAVFIALSGPIMWVIGGGTGPIAARANGTVLVAYVLGLVPFAALYLIKRVFYAYEDARTPFLAQIPIALISVAAVPVILTSVDPMWATMAAAGSTSLGNLVAWIVGMWQLRRHAATLGTTPPSIRTGAITTGKLLAATVASWAVGTGLVALAGDLIWWHRATAVLLGGVVAVVMAAVFAAIGSALNVGEIRQLLGYAQRVVTRLSRRGRRVTS; from the coding sequence GTGAGCACCGCCGGACGCGTCCAGCACGTCCCCCGCCACCGCCGCCACGGCGTCCCCGCCAGCCGCTCGAAGCTGATGCAGGCCAGCGTGGTGATGGCGGCCGGCTCGATGGTCTCGCGCCTGCTGGGCTTCGTCCGCAACTTCATGTTCGGCGTCATCCTGGCGGGCTCCACGTCCTCGGCCGCCAGCGCCTTCAGCGCCGCCAACACCCTGCCCAACACGATCTGGCTCCTGGTGGGCGGCGGCACGCTGAACGCCATCCTGGTGCCCGCGATCGTGCGGGCCGTGAAACGGCCGGATCGCGGCAGCGACTACATCTCGCGCCTGATGACGCTGGTGGCCGTGGTCTCGCTGGGCATCACCCTCGTGTGCATGATCGCGGTCCCGCTGCTGCTGACCGTGACCAGCGGTGTGCTGCCCCCGGAGACCTACGGGCTCGCGGTGCAGCTGGGCTACTGGATGATGCCGCAGGTGTTCTTCTCCGCGCTGTACGTGATGTGCGGGCAGCTGCTGAACGCCCACGACTCCTTCGGGCCGTACCAGTGGGCCCCGGTGCTCAACAATCTCGTGGGCATCCTCGGGGCCGGGATGTTCGTCGCCGCCTGGGGCAAGGTCGGTTCCCCGGCGGACTGGACGCTGCCGATGATCGTCGCGATGGCGGCGATGAACGTCGGCGGCTCGGCCGCGCAGGTCGTGTTCCTGTCCTGGTACGTCAAGAAGCTCGACCTGCGGCTGCGGCCCCGGTGGGGCTTCCGCGGCCTGGGTCTGGGCAAGCTCAGCCGGATCGGTCTGTGGACGCTGGGGATGCTGGGACTGGGGCAGCTGGGCATCTGGGCCTCCCGCTGGGCGACCGGCGGCGCCGTGCGCATGACCCAGCAGCTGAGCGACCAGCCGGAGCAGGCCGCGCGATACCCGGCGCTGCTGACCATGGACTGGGCGTACATGGCGTTCATGATCCCGCAGGGGGTCATCGGGGTGGCTGTCGTCACGGCGGTCTTCCCCGCGATCTCGCGACGGGCGGTCGACGGCGATCACGCCGGCGCCCTGGCCCGGTACGCGGAGACCAACCGCATGCTCGCGGTGCCGATGATGTTGAGCACCGCGGTGTTCATCGCCCTGTCCGGCCCGATCATGTGGGTGATCGGCGGCGGCACCGGCCCGATCGCGGCCCGCGCCAACGGCACCGTGCTGGTCGCCTACGTGCTGGGATTGGTGCCCTTCGCCGCGCTGTACCTGATCAAACGGGTGTTCTACGCCTACGAGGACGCCCGCACCCCCTTCCTCGCGCAGATCCCGATCGCCCTGATCAGCGTCGCAGCGGTCCCGGTCATCCTGACCTCCGTCGATCCGATGTGGGCGACGATGGCCGCGGCCGGCTCGACCAGCCTCGGCAATCTCGTGGCCTGGATCGTCGGCATGTGGCAGCTGCGTCGCCATGCGGCCACCCTGGGCACCACGCCGCCGAGCATCCGCACCGGCGCGATCACGACGGGCAAGCTGCTCGCGGCGACCGTCGCCAGCTGGGCCGTCGGCACCGGGCTGGTGGCCCTGGCCGGGGACCTGATCTGGTGGCACCGGGCCACCGCCGTGCTGCTGGGCGGGGTCGTGGCCGTGGTGATGGCGGCGGTGTTCGCCGCCATCGGCTCGGCGCTGAACGTGGGCGAGATCCGTCAACTGCTCGGTTATGCCCAGCGTGTCGTGACCCGGCTGTCCCGGCGCGGTCGCAGAGTGACCTCGTAG
- a CDS encoding CCA tRNA nucleotidyltransferase: MFRALPEEIHELGRRFEAAGFELALVGGPVRDAVLGRSSADLDFTTSARPEETEVILRQWTHDGAIWDMGREFGTLGGMRDGVKVEITTYRTESYDPTSRKPQVQYGDTLEGDLSRRDFTVNAMAVRIPSLELVDPFDGLGDLARTVLRTPVGPVQSFTDDPLRMMRAVRFVSQLGFRIEDATADAIESLAERITIVSAERVREELVRLMLGAHPRGGLELLVELGLAIHVLPELPALSLEIDEHHHHKDVYQHTLTVLDQAIDLESPVGSGGPCESPDLVLRLAALFHDIGKPATRRFEAGGVVTFRFHETVGAKMTKKRMKALTFDKDTTKKVARLVELHLRFHGYVDSPWTDSAVRRYVTDAGDLLQHLHRLTRADVTTRNRRKSRTLARAYDELEARIDELAEQEEIDRIRPDLDGNRIMEVLQIPPGREVGEAYKHLLELRMEHGPLGEERAIAELNTWWEARQRG, encoded by the coding sequence ATGTTCCGGGCTCTGCCCGAGGAGATCCACGAGCTGGGTCGCCGGTTCGAGGCCGCCGGCTTCGAGCTCGCCCTGGTGGGAGGGCCCGTGCGCGACGCGGTGCTGGGCCGTTCCAGCGCGGACCTCGACTTCACCACCTCCGCGCGCCCGGAGGAGACCGAGGTGATCCTGCGGCAGTGGACGCACGACGGGGCGATCTGGGACATGGGCCGCGAGTTCGGCACCCTGGGCGGGATGCGCGACGGCGTGAAGGTCGAGATCACCACCTACCGCACCGAGTCCTACGACCCCACCAGCCGCAAGCCGCAGGTCCAGTACGGCGACACGCTCGAGGGAGACCTCTCCCGCCGCGATTTCACCGTCAACGCGATGGCCGTGCGGATCCCCTCGCTCGAGCTGGTCGATCCCTTCGACGGGCTCGGCGACCTCGCGCGCACGGTGCTTCGCACCCCCGTCGGCCCCGTTCAGTCCTTCACGGACGACCCGCTGCGCATGATGCGCGCGGTCCGTTTCGTCTCCCAGCTGGGATTCCGCATCGAGGACGCCACGGCCGACGCGATCGAGTCCCTCGCCGAGCGCATCACGATCGTCTCCGCCGAGCGGGTGCGCGAGGAGCTCGTACGGCTCATGCTCGGTGCCCACCCCCGCGGCGGCCTCGAGCTCCTGGTCGAGCTGGGTCTGGCCATCCACGTGCTGCCGGAGCTGCCGGCGCTGAGCCTCGAGATCGACGAGCATCATCACCACAAGGACGTCTACCAGCACACCCTGACCGTGCTGGACCAGGCCATCGATCTCGAGAGCCCGGTCGGCTCCGGAGGGCCCTGCGAGTCCCCGGACCTGGTGCTGCGATTGGCCGCGCTGTTCCACGACATCGGCAAACCCGCCACCCGACGCTTCGAGGCGGGCGGTGTGGTCACCTTCCGCTTCCACGAGACCGTCGGCGCGAAGATGACGAAGAAGCGGATGAAGGCGCTGACCTTCGACAAGGACACCACCAAGAAGGTCGCGCGTCTGGTCGAGCTGCACCTGCGCTTCCACGGGTACGTCGACTCGCCCTGGACCGATTCGGCGGTGCGGCGCTACGTCACGGACGCCGGAGACCTCCTCCAGCACCTGCACCGGCTCACCCGGGCCGATGTCACCACCCGCAATCGGCGCAAGTCCCGCACCCTGGCCCGCGCCTACGACGAGCTCGAGGCCCGGATCGACGAGCTCGCCGAGCAGGAGGAGATCGACCGGATCCGCCCTGACCTCGACGGGAACCGCATCATGGAGGTCCTGCAGATCCCCCCGGGCCGCGAGGTGGGCGAGGCGTACAAGCATCTCCTCGAGCTGCGCATGGAGCACGGCCCGCTCGGCGAGGAGCGAGCCATCGCCGAGCTGAACACCTGGTGGGAGGCTCGTCAGCGCGGCTGA